The Quercus robur chromosome 7, dhQueRobu3.1, whole genome shotgun sequence genome has a segment encoding these proteins:
- the LOC126692972 gene encoding protein cornichon homolog 1, giving the protein MSMDLFFWIIAFLINLALMASTFYQIVILTDLEADYINIYDSATSINRIVLPEFIVQGVFCASFLLTWHWFMFLITVPVTCYHVMLFLKRQHLFDVTEAFRFLNAEKKFRLIKLCFYLVIFAIITGRLALSVFEFLSDADDATHLF; this is encoded by the exons ATGTCGATGGACCTCTTCTTTTGGATCATCGCTTTTCTCATCAACTTAGCTCTCATGGCTTCCACCTTTTATCAG attgtgATCTTGACGGACTTGGAGGCTGACTACATAAACATTTACGACTCAGCAACTAGCATTAATCGCATCGTTCTCCCTGAGTTCATTGTCCAAGGAGTATTCTGTGCCAGCTTCCTTTTGACTTGGCATTGGTTCATGTTTCTGATAACAGTTCCTGTTACTTGCTATCATGTGATGCT GTTTTTGAAACGGCAGCATCTTTTTGATGTCACTGAGGCGTTCAGATTTCTTAATGCTGAGAAGAAGTTTCGGTTAATCAAGCTTTGTTTCTACTTAGTGATCTTTGCCATAATCACTGGCAG GCTTGCATTATCTGTTTTCGAGTTTTTAAGTGATGCGGATGATGCCACACATTTGTTTTGA